The Aptenodytes patagonicus chromosome 15, bAptPat1.pri.cur, whole genome shotgun sequence genome has a segment encoding these proteins:
- the FBXO21 gene encoding F-box only protein 21: MAAAENPGPAAAAGPGGPRGAAEADADGMGLTDLPGELLELILCCDVLGAADIGRVSCTCRRLREACQPRGKVWRERFRLRWPSLLKYYSHTDGVSWLEEYKARHNAGLEAQRIVASFSKRFFSEHVPCDGFSDIETLGCPSHFFEDELMCILNMEGRKGLTWKYYAKKILYFLRQQNILKNLKEYLQRPTDRQSFLEGAVLIDQYCNPLSDICLKSVQAQVDDITDKVRKVLRSKNPRHPSLASKAGEVLIPEVELQRQVLDAMNCVLYEQLKYKGNELDYYNSLNSYIHQVLIRRTGIPISLSVLYLTIARQLGVKLEPVNFPSHFLLRWCQGKEGSTDIFDYTYIDAFGKGKQLTVKECEYLIGHHVTEEFYGVVTSKEVLQRMVGNLLNLGKRESTDQSYQLLRDSLDLYLAMYPDNVQHLMLQARLYFHLGIWPEKVLDILQHIQALDPSQHGAVGYLVQHTLEHIERRKEEVGPEVKHRSDEKHKEVCFSIGLIMKHKRYGYNCVIYGWDPACMMGHEWIRNMNVHSLPHGPHQPFYNVLVEDGSCRYAAQENLEYNSEPREIPHPDIGRYFSEFTGIHYLANTELEIRYPEDLELTRATVQKIYSSGKE; encoded by the exons atggcggcggcggagaACCcagggccggcggcggcggctgggccgggggggccgcggggcgcggcggaggCCGACGCCGACGGGATGGGCCTGACGGACCTGCCGGGCGAGCTGCTGGAGCTGATCCTCTGCTGCGACGTGCTGGGAGCCGCCGACATCGGGCGGGTGTCGTGCACCTGCCGCCGGCTGCGTGAGGCGTGCCAGCCCCGCGGCAAGGTGTGGCGGGAGCGCTTCCGCCTCAG GTGGCCATCACTGCTGAAATATTATAGCCACACGGACGGTGTTAGCTGGCTTGAAGAATACAAAGCACGGCACAATGCTGGTCTAGAAGCCCAGAGAATTGTAGCTTCGTTCTCCAAAAGGTTCTTTTCAGAACAT GTCCCCTGTGATGGATTCAGTGACATTGAGACTCTCGGGTGCCCAAGTCATTTTTTTGAGGATGAGCTGATGTGTATCCTTAACATGGAAGGAAG GAAAGGTCTCACCTGGAAGTACTATGCAAAGAAAATTCTATACTTCCTACGGCaacagaatatattaaaaaatctgaaggaGTATCTTCAACGCCCAACTGATCGGCAGTCATTTTTGGAGG GTGCTGTTTTAATTGATCAATACTGTAACCCGCTGTCAGACATCTGCTTAAAAAGTGTCCAGGCACAGGTGGATGATATCACAGATAAAGTGCGCAAAGTCCTGCGGTCGAAAAATCCAAGGCACCCCagcttggcttccaaggcag GAGAGGTCCTGATTCCAGAAGTGGAGCTTCAGCGGCAGGTACTTGATGCTATGAATTGTGTCCTATATGAGCAGTTAAAATACAAAGGAAACGAGCTGGATTACTATAACTCCCTGAATTCATACATTCACCAG GTTTTGATCCGCAGGACAGGAATTCCCATCAGTTTGTCTGTGCTTTATTTAACAATTGCCAGGCAGCTAGGAGTCAAGCTTGAACCAGTCAACTTCCCTAGCCATTTTCTGCTGCGATGGTGTCAAGGAAAAGAAGG AAGCACAGATATTTTTGACTACACCTACATTGACGCCTTTGGGAAGGGGAAGCAGCTGACGGTGAAGGAGTGCGAGTACCTTATTGGCCACCATGTGACAGAGGAGTTCTATGGAGTGGTGACTTCAAAAGAGGTCTTGCAGCGTATGGTGGGAAATCTCTTAAACCTCGGCAAGCG AGAAAGCACTGATCAGTCTTACCAACTCTTGAGAGACTCGTTGGATCTATACCTGGCCATGTATCCGGACAATGTGCAGCATCTAATGCTCCAGGCTAGGTTATACTTCCACCTGGGAATCTGGCCAGAAAAG GTTCTGGACATCTTGCAGCATATCCAAGCTTTGGACCCATCCCAGCACGGGGCCGTCGGGTACTTAGTTCAACATACCCTGGAGCATATTGAGCGTCGGAAGGAGGAGGTGGGACCTGAGGTGAAGCACCGTTCAGATGAGAAGCACAAAGAGGTCTGCTTTTCGATTGGGCTGATTATGAAACACAAGAG atatgGCTATAACTGCGTGATTTATGGCTGGGATCCCGCCTGCATGATGGGGCATGAATGGATCCGGAATATGAACGTCCACAGCCTTCCACATGGACCCCACCAGCCCTTCTACAATGTGCTAGTGGAAGATGGCTCTTGCAGATACGCTGCTCAAG AGAACCTGGAATATAACTCTGAGCCTCGGGAGATCCCTCACCCTGACATTGGCCGCTATTTTTCAGAGTTTACTGGCATTCACTACCTAGCAAATACCGAGCTAGAAATTCGGTACCCGGAGGATTTGGAGCTCACACGTGCCACAGTTCAGAAGATCTACAGTTCAGGCAAGGAGTGA